The Streptomyces laurentii region ACGTCGAGCGTCACCGACCCGGCCATGAACGACAGGGTGATCTCCGCCCGAGAGGCCGCGGCGTGCCGCACCGTGTTGGCCAGCGCCGACTGGGCGATCCGCAGCAGCGCCACCTCGTACGGGGTGGGCAGCTCGACCGGCGTCCCGCTCACCGAGAAACGCGCCCGGGGTCCGCCCGTGCCCTCCGGTCCACCCGTCGTGCCGCACAGCCGTTCCAGCGCCCCGGCGAGCGAACCCTGCTCCAGGTCCGGCGGGGCGAGGGCCCGGACGAAACGCCGCGCCTCCGCCAGGTTGTCCTGCGCCGTCTGCCGCGCGCGGTCGATGTGCCCCGCGGCCGGCGATCCCTCCGGCAGGGTGCGCTCGGCGGCCCGCAGCAGCAGCTGGATCGAGGACAGTCCCTGCGCCAGCGTGTCGTGGATCTCCCGGGCCAGCCGCTCACGCTCCGCCAGCGTCCCCGCGTGCCGTTCGGCCGCAGCCAGCTCGGCGCGGGTCGAGATCAGCTCCTCGATCAGCCGGCGCCGCCGCTCGCTCTCCCGGTACAGGGCCTGGTAGCCCAGCACGGTCGCCACCGCGACCGCCGCGCCGAGCAGCGGCCCGATGAAGACCCCGGGGTTGAGCGCGGCCCCGTGCCGCACGTACGACAGGATCGCCGCGCCCGCCGTGAGCGTCACCGCCGGCAGCGACCAGCGCGCGGGCAGGAGGTGCAGCTGGAGGAAGTAGAGCGGGAAGGCGAGCCACAGCCCTTCCGGTGTCAGCCAGAGCAGCGTCAGCCAGGCCAGGCACAGGGCCGTCAGCCAGACCGCCGCGGCCCGCTGCGACTGCCGTACGGCGGGCAGCAGCGCCCCCGCCGCGTAGACCGCCCCGGTCACGACGGCCGCGGCGACCCCGCCGGCCGCCTGCGCGCGCAGGGCGGCGAGGCCCAGCAGCGCCGCCATCAGCATATGCAGACAGAGGCGCAGGGCGCGCAGGGCGGGGGTCAGAGAGCGGGGATCCATGGTCCTTCCAGGGTAGGCGCAGGGGAGCGGTGGACCGGACAATCCGGTCTCAATCGAAAGTTTGAACGTTGCTCCCCCGGTGCCGGAGCCCCTGATCGGCCCTTTCGCCGGTCAGGGGCTCTCGTCGGCCTCTTGTCGGCCGGTACCCGCCCGTGCCCCGCTCTCTGGGGCGTGGGCGGGTACCCGGGCCGCTCAGGTCAGGAACTTCCAGCACCGGATGCTGGAGACGTTGCCGTTGTCCTGCCAGGTCACCTCGACGCGGTTCGCGGCGAAGGCGATCTGCATCGCTCCCTGTTCGTCCTGCGCCGTGAGGGTGCCGAGCCCGTGCCAGTTGGTGCCGTCGTACATCCACAGGTCGCCGTAGGGGTAGCCGAAGTAGTGGTCGGTGAAGAACGTCTTGCTCACGGCGTTGCCAGCGGCCGTCACGTCGAACGGCGCCACGTCCTCGTGCGCCGTCGGACGACCGGGCGGGGGCGGAGTGGGCGTGTTACGCGTGCTCTCGTGCCGCTGCTCGGCGGCGCGGCGGCGCATCGCTTTGTCGAGCTTCTTCAGTACTTTCGGGCTGGGTCCGGTGACAGCCATGCCGACCGCCTGCTTTCAGTAGGACTTCCATGCGCGCGTCCCGTTCAGCGTGAGATTGCTCCACCACGCGGTGACGGTTGTCGCGGCGAATACTTGCTGGGCCATGCCGGCCAGTTCCTCGGGTGTCGTCGTGCGTGCGTACCACTTCCCGTCGACGTATGCCCAGATGAAGGAATTCCCTCCGAACTGGTGCTCGACGACGATGTACGTGGCCTGTCCCACTCCCTTGTCGACGACGACGGCGACCTCGTCCGAGGCGATGCCGTTGGCCACGACCGAGAGACGGTAGTCGCCCAGCGGCAAGGAGGCCGGCACTGAGAAATTCGTGGAGACCGAGGCCGCACCCGTGGCCACACCCATGGTCGAGTGGCCGTAGGTGCGGCAGTACGTGACCGTTCCGGTCGACGGGCTGCGCAGCCGCACCAGGGGATAGTTGGTCGCCATCTGTGCGTCGTCGCCGTAGCTGACGGCCTGCGACAGACCGTTCAGCTGTGTTCCGGTGAGACGGTAGTCGGAGCCCGGGATCACGTCCGCCGGGATCTGGGTGACGGTCGGCCGCCACGCCGCCTGTGGCCCAGGATCGGGCTGATAGACGTACACGGCCTGGGTTCCGGCGGCGTACAGCACCTCGCCGGTGGGCAGGAGGAGCATCCGCCCCGTGTAGATGCTGGTGTTGGCGTTGGGGGGATCGGCCACACGGATGAGGCTGGTGCCGTCGTACTCGAAGAACATCGCCTGGGTCGGATAGTCGCCCGACGCGTCCCCCGCGGGACCCGCTGTGCACAGGACGCGGCCGTTCGGCAGCAGACAGCCCGGGGCGTCTTTGGCCTTGAGCAGCCTGCCGGAGGCGTCCTTGGGGAAGTCCGGACCCGCGGCCCAGCTGCCGGTGCCCGTGCTGTTGCCCGGCGGGGTGTAGACGGCGGTGTGACCGGTTGCACCCACGGCGAACACATGGCCGTCGGGCCGCAGGAGGGCCGGTCCGATCTCGATGGACGAGGACTGGACCAGGTCGACGGGCGTGCTTCCCGCGCTCACCCAGGTGCCGCTGGCCGGAACGTACCGTTCGGCGGCCGGGTGGTTGGAGCACTCGGCGGTGAGGACCGAGCCGTCGGGCAGCAGGGTCCAGGTTTCCTCGCTGGACGCGGACGCCTTGTTGCCGGTGGCCGTCCACGCGTTCGTGACCGGGTCGTATACGGCGGTCCTGGAGTCGTTCAGGTATCCCATCAGCAGGCGGCCGTCCGTCAGCAGACAGGCGGGCGCGTCACCGACGTGTCCCCAGCCGGGGTTGCCGATGGATGTCCAGGTGTTGGCGAGGGGACTGTAGATCTCGACGCGATCGGTGTCACTGCCGGCGTCGCTGTACTCGCCGCCGGCGACGATCACCCGGCCGTCGCTCAGAACGGCGGACGCGTAGTACAGCCGGCTGTTGTGCATGTCGGCCAGAGCCGACCAGGTGCCGTTGGTGTAGCTGCCGGTGGCGTCCGGGGTCAGACGCCACCAGTGCACGGTGTTCTGCGCCTGACACATCACCGTACCGTCGGTCAGCAGCAGCATCGTGCTCGCTGCGAACGTGGGCTGATGCGTCAGGGCATGCCAAGTTCCCATGATCCGGCCTCCTGCCGGATTCGCGGGACGCGGACCCGCCCGCCTGGCTTCCGGAAACCGGAAGGCAAGCTCGTTCGCCGACGGGCGTCTCGCGCCTCTGAACGTGTTCTGTGCCGCACCTTGAAGGTGCCGGGATCTCCACGCGCCGGCCGCAAAGGGTCTCTCCCACCATTCCATGCTGTCGCCCTGGCACTGTCAAACGGGCGTGAGGCGAGGAGGCATTCGGGTGGCGGGGCCGGTGATCCGGCGGGTCAACCGAAAGTTTGATGACGGGGCCACCCGTGGCGCGATGCCCGCGGGGGCCCCGGGCGAGCAGGCTTGGCCTCATGTTCGTGGCATGGAGAGACCTGCGATTCGCCAAGGGGCGTTTCACCTTGATGGGCACGGTGATCGTCCTGATCACCCTGCTCGTCGGACTGTTGTCGGGACTGACCGCGGGGCTCGCCCGCGAGAACATCTCGGCGCTCACCGACCTGCCCGCCGACCGGCTGGCCTTCGCCGCGCCGCCCGACGGTCAGTCGGTCTCGTTCACCAATTCGACCGTCACCGCCTCCCAGTGGCGCGCCTGGGCCGAGCGCCCCGGCGTGGAACGCGCCGCACCGCTCGGCATCCGCACCCTCAACGGTGTGGCGGGCGACCGCACCGCCGCGCTCTCCGCCTTCGGTACGGAGCCGGGCGCGGGCCTCGCCCCCGAGAGCGGGCGGCTCGGGCCGGGCCGGGCGGTGCTGTCGGCGTCGGCGGCGGAGGAGCTGGGCGTCACGACCGGGGACCGGGTGCGCCTCGGCCCGCTCACGGTCACCGTCGCGGCGATCGCCGGGGACGCCTCGTACAGCCACACGCCCGTTGTGTGGACCTCCCTCGACGACTGGCAGAAGATCGGTGTCCCCGGTGGCAGCGGCGGCGCGGGGGCCCGGGAAGCGCAGGCCACCGTGATCGCGCTGACCGGCTCCGGAGCCGACTGGGCGGCCGGGGACCGGGCCGAGGGCACGGCGGCGCGGACCGTCGACGAGGCGCTCGGCGCCATAGGGTCGTACCAGGCCGAGAACGGCTCGCTGCAGCTGATGCGCGGCTTCCTCTTCGTCATCTCCGCGCTGGTCATGGGTGCCTTCTTCACCGTCTGGACCATCCAGCGCAGTGCCGATGTCGCAGTCCTCAAGGCGCTCGGCGCGTCCACCCCATACCTGCTGAAGGACGCCCTCGGCCAGGCCGTGGTGATGCTCGGCGCGGGCACTCTGCTCGGCACCGGGTTCGCCGTCGGCATCGGCGCGCTGATCAGCGGCGGCGACGTGCCGTTCGTGCTGGGGCCGCTGACCGTGCTCGGCCCGGCCGCCGTGATGATCGTCCTCGGCGTCATCGGTTCCGCCCTGTCCATCCGGCGGATCACCGCCGTCGACCCCCTGACCGCACTCGGGAGTGCCCGGTGAGCCTGCTGCTCGACGATGTGACCCTGACCTACCCGGACGGCGACGGCCGGCTCACCGCCCTCGACGCGGTGTCCCTGAACGTGCCCGCCGGCACCCTCACCGCCGTCGTCGGCCCGTCCGGCTCCGGCAAGTCCAGCCTCCTCGCGGTGGCCGCGACCCTGGTCACCCCGGACCGCGGCCGGGTCGTGGTCGCCGGTACCGACACCGGGCCGCTCGGCCCGGCCGCCAAGGCGGAGCTGCGGCGCGAGCGGATCGGCATCGTGTTCCAGCAGCCCAATCTGCTGCCCTCGCTCAGCGCCCTCGAACAGCTCCAGGTGATGGCGCACCTCTCCGGACGCAGCCCGCGTTCCGTACGCGGCCGGGCCCTGGACCTGCTGGACGCGGTGGGCCTCGCCGACCAGGCGCACCGCCG contains the following coding sequences:
- a CDS encoding hemoglobin-dependent two component system, sensory histidine kinase hrrS (ATP binding site [chemical binding];~G-X-G motif;~Hemoglobin-dependent two component system,sensory histidine kinase HrrS [Streptomyces venezuelae ATCC10712];~Histidine kinase-like ATPases; This family includes several ATP-binding proteins for example: histidine kinase, DNA gyrase B, topoisomerases, heat shock protein HSP90, phytochrome-like ATPases and DNA mismatch repair proteins; cd00075;~Histidine kinase; pfam07730;~Signal transduction histidine kinase [Signal transduction mechanisms];~identified by MetaGeneAnnotator; putative); translation: MDPRSLTPALRALRLCLHMLMAALLGLAALRAQAAGGVAAAVVTGAVYAAGALLPAVRQSQRAAAVWLTALCLAWLTLLWLTPEGLWLAFPLYFLQLHLLPARWSLPAVTLTAGAAILSYVRHGAALNPGVFIGPLLGAAVAVATVLGYQALYRESERRRRLIEELISTRAELAAAERHAGTLAERERLAREIHDTLAQGLSSIQLLLRAAERTLPEGSPAAGHIDRARQTAQDNLAEARRFVRALAPPDLEQGSLAGALERLCGTTGGPEGTGGPRARFSVSGTPVELPTPYEVALLRIAQSALANTVRHAAASRAEITLSFMAGSVTLDVVDDGAGFDPAAPRPVRPSAEGGFGLPAMRSRAESLGGAFTVESAPGQGTAVAVSLPLPVTAPSASASSASSASSASSASSASDAPATGSPALDSPSGASSPPLSPSAAVLPTGA
- a CDS encoding hypothetical protein (identified by MetaGeneAnnotator; putative;~sequence version:1); protein product: MAVTGPSPKVLKKLDKAMRRRAAEQRHESTRNTPTPPPPGRPTAHEDVAPFDVTAAGNAVSKTFFTDHYFGYPYGDLWMYDGTNWHGLGTLTAQDEQGAMQIAFAANRVEVTWQDNGNVSSIRCWKFLT
- a CDS encoding WD40 repeat domain protein (identified by MetaGeneAnnotator; putative;~sequence version:1), yielding MGTWHALTHQPTFAASTMLLLTDGTVMCQAQNTVHWWRLTPDATGSYTNGTWSALADMHNSRLYYASAVLSDGRVIVAGGEYSDAGSDTDRVEIYSPLANTWTSIGNPGWGHVGDAPACLLTDGRLLMGYLNDSRTAVYDPVTNAWTATGNKASASSEETWTLLPDGSVLTAECSNHPAAERYVPASGTWVSAGSTPVDLVQSSSIEIGPALLRPDGHVFAVGATGHTAVYTPPGNSTGTGSWAAGPDFPKDASGRLLKAKDAPGCLLPNGRVLCTAGPAGDASGDYPTQAMFFEYDGTSLIRVADPPNANTSIYTGRMLLLPTGEVLYAAGTQAVYVYQPDPGPQAAWRPTVTQIPADVIPGSDYRLTGTQLNGLSQAVSYGDDAQMATNYPLVRLRSPSTGTVTYCRTYGHSTMGVATGAASVSTNFSVPASLPLGDYRLSVVANGIASDEVAVVVDKGVGQATYIVVEHQFGGNSFIWAYVDGKWYARTTTPEELAGMAQQVFAATTVTAWWSNLTLNGTRAWKSY
- a CDS encoding ABC transport system transmembrane protein (ABC transport system transmembrane protein [Streptomyces sp. Mg1];~FtsX-like permease family; cl15850;~MacB-like periplasmic core domain; pfam12704;~identified by MetaGeneAnnotator; putative), with translation MGTVIVLITLLVGLLSGLTAGLARENISALTDLPADRLAFAAPPDGQSVSFTNSTVTASQWRAWAERPGVERAAPLGIRTLNGVAGDRTAALSAFGTEPGAGLAPESGRLGPGRAVLSASAAEELGVTTGDRVRLGPLTVTVAAIAGDASYSHTPVVWTSLDDWQKIGVPGGSGGAGAREAQATVIALTGSGADWAAGDRAEGTAARTVDEALGAIGSYQAENGSLQLMRGFLFVISALVMGAFFTVWTIQRSADVAVLKALGASTPYLLKDALGQAVVMLGAGTLLGTGFAVGIGALISGGDVPFVLGPLTVLGPAAVMIVLGVIGSALSIRRITAVDPLTALGSAR
- a CDS encoding ABC transport system ATP-binding protein (ABC transport system ATP-binding protein [Streptomyces albus J1074];~ABC transporter signature motif;~ABC-type antimicrobial peptide transport system, ATPase component [Defense mechanisms]; COG1136;~ATP binding site [chemical binding];~D-loop;~H-loop/switch region;~Q-loop/lid;~This family is comprised of MJ0796 ATP-binding cassette, macrolide-specific ABC-type efflux carrier (MacAB), and proteins involved in cell division (FtsE), and release of liporoteins from the cytoplasmic membrane (LolCDE). They are clustered together...; cd03255;~Walker A/P-loop;~Walker B;~identified by MetaGeneAnnotator; putative), with translation MSLLLDDVTLTYPDGDGRLTALDAVSLNVPAGTLTAVVGPSGSGKSSLLAVAATLVTPDRGRVVVAGTDTGPLGPAAKAELRRERIGIVFQQPNLLPSLSALEQLQVMAHLSGRSPRSVRGRALDLLDAVGLADQAHRRPHQLSGGQRQRVNIARSLMNEPGVLLVDEPTSALDHERGAAVMTLLARLTEERGTATVLVTHDRAHLGRADRTVTVRDGRLIETPDGTSAETPTEATRTVDSGAADLTV